A DNA window from bacterium contains the following coding sequences:
- a CDS encoding carbon-nitrogen hydrolase family protein, which yields MTETTETFVLAAIVAAPIYFDKQASTEKACGLISDAGRAGATLASFGETWLSGYPWWIRTEGFANSLQMKARAEYIFNAIEVPGPETDQLCEAAREAGIDVTIGVVELDPISRASVYCTLLFIGREGVLLGRHRKLKPTDFERRVWSEGDGSSLSVYQRSYARISGLNCWEHRMMLPGYALIAQGTQVHVAVWPSGSDDVLARAFAAQGSCYVISVGGLLREQDIPDRYREIFPKPDEDAGCSIIAPGGNIIASSTKTEETIVTAEAKISWVLGAKSLCDIGGHYSRPDVLKLNINTEPSRRIIKDAQ from the coding sequence GTGACTGAAACGACCGAGACTTTCGTCCTTGCCGCAATCGTCGCCGCACCGATCTACTTCGACAAGCAGGCTTCCACGGAGAAGGCCTGCGGGCTGATCTCGGACGCCGGACGCGCCGGAGCGACGCTCGCTTCTTTTGGGGAGACCTGGCTCAGTGGTTACCCCTGGTGGATCCGCACCGAAGGCTTCGCGAACTCACTCCAGATGAAGGCTCGTGCCGAGTACATCTTCAATGCGATCGAGGTTCCCGGTCCCGAGACCGATCAGTTGTGCGAGGCGGCCAGGGAAGCGGGTATCGACGTGACGATTGGCGTCGTCGAACTCGATCCGATTTCCCGAGCTTCGGTCTATTGCACGCTTTTGTTCATCGGCCGGGAAGGAGTTCTTCTCGGGCGCCACCGCAAGCTGAAGCCGACGGACTTTGAGCGGCGAGTTTGGAGCGAAGGCGACGGGTCCAGTCTGTCGGTCTACCAGAGGTCGTACGCGCGGATCAGCGGATTGAACTGCTGGGAACACCGAATGATGCTTCCGGGCTACGCACTCATCGCGCAGGGGACCCAGGTGCACGTCGCCGTCTGGCCGAGTGGGAGCGATGACGTACTTGCGAGAGCTTTTGCGGCTCAGGGTTCGTGCTACGTGATCTCGGTTGGGGGTCTACTCCGCGAGCAGGACATTCCCGATCGCTATCGCGAGATTTTTCCCAAACCGGACGAAGACGCCGGATGCAGCATCATTGCTCCCGGGGGAAACATCATCGCGAGTTCGACCAAGACGGAAGAAACGATCGTGACTGCTGAAGCGAAGATTTCCTGGGTTCTCGGCGCGAAGTCACTCTGTGATATTGGCGGTCACTATTCGCGCCCTGACGTGCTGAAACTCAATATCAACACCGAACCGTCTCGCCGAATCATCAAGGATGCACAATGA